Genomic window (Nicotiana sylvestris chromosome 7, ASM39365v2, whole genome shotgun sequence):
AATTGtcacataaatgaaaagattaaAACTCCTGGAAGTGTGGAAGACAATAAAAGCATCAGAATGAGAAAGACAAAAGAGAGGCAAGGACAAGATGATGTTACAACCTTTGCAAGGCCAAAATCAGCAAGCTTGACCGATCCGTTAGCATCCACCAATATATTAGCACATTTAATATCTCTACaagaaaattaacatacaagaaTATCAGAATCCTAAAGAACAAATTAAAGTTATTCTGCAGACATTTTTATAGAATTGGAACAACCACTTTCAACTGAAAACaagaaaataaattgtaaaacaaaAGGTTATAAACTAAAGGAAAACAAATTTTCATGTAAACCTTTAATGAATAAACTTCATTTTTAGATCTTTGACTGGTAGATTTTTGTTTAGAGGGCCACTTTATCAACCATCTTTCACATATCACAATCCAGATAACTATGCTGCTAACTAGTCACACGCCTCTTCTTTATAAATACAAATTAGTCACACACTAGCTTAAGTATGCTTGAGTATCCAGATCAATTAGCGCCATCGTCATGATTCCTCATCTTCCTAAACTTTGACACCAAAACAGATGAGAAAACAGTTCATACAAATATCCTAGAGTCCATGAAAACAGACGACAAAACTGATCCAGAAAGGTCAATTAAATAACTTGGCATGACTAAATCACGATGTTTAATTTATTGATCAACAAATTAAACATTTAGTAAATCAAAATGATTAATTAAATGTCATAACTTGCAACAATCTGCAAACAACTTCTACCATTTCTCAAAATGGAGAGTTGGCTCCAATTCTTGAATTCACTATCCAGCGTATCATGAGAGTAGACTTAAGACATGAATAAAACCAAACAAAATTGgtaaaacagatttaaaaaataGATATAAAGAAGGGGCAGCATAGATATCAAACATTTGTTGTTCTGATTTGTCACCTGTGAACCACATTTCGGTCATGCAAATACTTCAAACCATGTAAAATCTGCCTTGTGTAGACGGATACTTGCGAATCTCGAAGGTGATATTTCTGGTAAAGGCTCAACAGAGATCCTTGTGTAACCAGCTCAAGAAAGATGTACAATTTTGAATCATCCTGCAAAAAATTTAACCAGAAGTTGAGCAAAAAGATTAAGTACATAGAGAAGATTGCTATACAAAGTAAAAGAGATCGAAGTATTTTTAAGACAGTTAGCTTATCCAGTTTAGTCTTGGTACTGAAAGATGTGACAACCGAAGTGAACTTTTGAAAGGACGTACACAGACAAAAAATAAACCAATTTCAAAGGTTGAAAAAAAACCATTAAGCTGCCAAAAGGGGAGTGTGAGATATACAGACCAAAGACAGAAGAAATTTGGCTAGGTAAAAAGCATTTCTGCATATGGGATCAACATGCGTGAACAATAATGTGCACTCTTCAGACCAAAGGCTTTTAGATACAAAAGTAGCATTCACAGGGAAAGAGCTAGAGAACAGTTCCTCTCAGAGGAGGAGCTTCGGGAAGCAAGCAGAAGCACAAAATTAAGAAAGCATTACCTTGTCAGTTCCATAATATCGAACTATGTTCTCATGTTCGAACTGACTTAGAAGCTCAATCTCctaaaaagaacaagacaaatgAAATAACAAAAGCAAATCAGTGAATATTCCACCAAAGGTAAAATAGAGGCCACCAAAAAGTACAAAGGAGTAAACATGAGAATCTAGGAATATTATGACAATTTCACCTTTTCAAATATGATAATTTCATATGCACATAATAGTAGATTAATCAACTTTAGGCCCTACACTAtggttggtccaggaaacaggGTAAGGCAAGAGGCAGAAGACAAACTGAGCctcttcagaaaaaaaaaaattagtttgacATTGATTGGTATGCTGCTAGAGAAGAGAAAAATTCAGTTCTATATCAActtcatcattcaaacttatttcaCAGATGTTATAGAAAGATGGTCATTTTTGTTCCAAATACCTCTTTTTGTTCCACTTTGTTGAAGACTTATTAAGTAATTAAAGCATGCTCTCTCTAAAAGTGTAAGCGTTTAAATGAGATAGTCACACACTTCAACAATGTACCAAAGTAGGCAAAGGTCTTGGGTTCAAGTCTCACCGCCACACATTATCCAAGAAAGAATCTCTACGTGCTCGGGTCATCAAAGAATCAAGCCTACACGTGGGTGTGTTGAAGACTTATTTAAGTAATTAAAGTGTGCTCTCTCTAAAAgcttaagcttttagatgagatggtcACACACATCAACacacttcttttattttttattgaagGTGTCTTCCAATTGCACAGATAAATAATTTCTGATAAGTTCCTGCACCACCAAAAAATATTGTCACCAACCTGTTCAAGTTGGTATAGACTTTGCCTTCCCCCATCGCCTTGATCAAGTAATGACACTTCCTTCACAGCAAAAAAGAAACCATCACTGCAGCAATATGAACACAGAAGAGGttacttttcaattttaaaaaATGAGAGTGCAGGGAAGGTTTAGCAAGTCGGCAAGTCGTAAATTTctgaaaaaaatatatacatttgAAACATTGAGTATGCTAGAAAACTATAATTTTATGAAGCACATATTAATCTATTCTTTCCTTTGATGTTCTGGGTGATTACTCCAACATCTTTTCAGCCTGACTTCTTTTTGAGAACGAAATTTTTTTTTTAGGATGAGCCTGACTTCTGTAAATGACATTCTAGACATGTTCAGTGCTTTGCACAATCTTTAATGCTACTGGAGCACTTTCTCAGTGCTAACTTCCTATCAATAAAAGCTTACACTTATATATCAAAAGAGGGGAACATATTGGACACATCAATAAGTCATTACTGCATAAGCGAACAAGGCAAATATTCCTAGTAGCCATAAAGTTTTCTAACATTTTATAGTCAGATTAACCAATATATTATGTCTATTGAGTTTCGACAAGTAGTCACAAATATACATTATTTAAGTGTGTGCTCCTAATTGTAGGCAACCTTAAATTACACAGTATCTTCATACAGTACCTATTCACAAGTAACTATTTACTTAATAATTGATAATCTCTTGAGAAATAGTATTTCTCATACCCACTTTGTTTTATATTACATAGCTAACAGCTTCCATTACCAAATGGTTAGTCCCTTGAGATTTAGAACCACAAATAACATTTTGTGGTATCTTAAATCTTAATACATCAAACATTATATAAACCTTCATTCCTTGGAGCTCTATTCAGTATTCCCACTAACAAACAGGCACTTATTCTTTCCTTCAAGTAAAATGGAGGCTATCAGAAATTTATCTCCTAGTCTGTTAATTTCGAGGCAATAGAGATTTTGCACCAAAATTACGAACAAGAGGGTAGCTGCTAATAAAGTGTTTGCTCCACCAAATAAAGAACCCAATAATAAAAGCTAATACTATTTGTTTCTACAAAATCATGCTCAAAATAGGAAAGCAAAAAAGAAACTGAATATGAGACTTAAAAATGACAGGCTTACTCTGAAATTCCTTCATATACGGATCCAAAAGATCCACGTCCTAGGAGATCACCTTTGTCCCAGTATGTAATGTAGCGTGCGAATCTCCCATTCGGTGAGATGCTTGACATACGCTCAGTCGTGGAGCTAGAAGAATCATCGTCATTCGAAGTAGTGGTAAAAGAACAGGACTCCGATAGTAAGTTACTCACTCCTACTCTTCTCCTACTAGTACTATTCTCCTCCTCATCATACACCTCGTTCTTAACACGTTCTGCATCACCATTGACAACGTCAGATCTACAAAGCCCTGATTCCCTATGATCCTCCGGGCCAAATGCCCTAAAAATATCCCAAGTAGAGCATGACGCATCATCAACAATTGGCAGTGACATGACCGGCGGAGGAGCCAAAAGTGGTGGCCTTACACCCTTAATCcctccaccaccaccaccacatcGAACTAAAGTTACAGGTTCATTTCCATTTAAAACAATGCCGTTCCCTGTAACACAGTCTTCTAATCTAATTGTATCAGCTTTAGACGCATCACTAATTTGTagctgaactacatctctagctTTAATAGGAATATCAGAATATTCaaaaatattatccttaattttgTTATTACCTAGACCAATTACCTCCGATGAGGCAGAGGAACGCAACTGCATAGCATCCCATTCAGCGGCAGGGATAGCAAAATCATCAGGACCAGAAAACCCTAACTTTTCGAAAAAATTATCAAGCAATTCACTATCATGCCCTTCGATTCGAAAGCTCTTATTATCGCCGTTGAACTCAAGCATACACGGCTCGTAATCAATATCTTTGCGAGCGTTGAGGCGCTCGAGTTTCGGCTTTGCTTTAACGGAAGAGGAAACGGCACGCTTTTGCTTAGAATCGACGCGTTTCTTATGAGCAAAAATTCCTGGCAATCGATGCATTGCCAGTTTCAGCTCGATCCATGTATTACTACTATACCACTGGCAAAAATTAGGAGTACCACTCACTAAAAAAATAAAGACGAAGCTCTTGATAGGAAAATTGCAgaatttgggggttagggtttTTTGCCGGGAAGAGTAGGTGAATTGTGGAGGAAGATAGAGGGAAATGAGGGGTAAACGCCGTCCGTCAGATGTAGGACCCGAAGGACACAGAAAACGCGGTGTTTATGGTGGAGTGCGGAGTGAATGTGTTAAACACTTTTTATTTGGACACGCTGGATTTCATAAGTTTTCACGTTCCATGATTGGGTAACGTAAATAAACAATTTTGTGTAGTAGAAAGTAGAAAGTAGAAAGTAGAAAGTAGAAAGTAGAAAGTGAAACAACTTTATTAATTTGTATGGGCTTTCCGGATTCTTTTTAGGGATAATACATAAAATTCCCTTTGTTATAAAATTTAGTAAATGTGAATGTCCACTACTCTCACTACTTCCGGTCATGATGTAAATAACCTCCTACTATTCATTACCATTATGATTGTAATTCTTACAACTCCATAGCCCTTTCACATGATATTCCCTCATGATCTCAATTGTTAATGTCATGTTTAAGACAATCATTTTGTAACCTTCATATGTAATAGTATAAATAGAGCCATGAAATATGAGATGGAACACACTTGAACACTTGATGAAATAAGAAAGTTATCACTTCTTCTCTTATTCTACTTATCTTCTTATTTGATATTGTTACTTTGAGCTACATTTTTTTAATACGTTATCAGCACAAAGTTGAGCTATTTTCATTGTTCAGGTATATTTGTTCATATTGTTTTCTTCGTTGTATATTTTGATTTCATGATTAGTGTCTTTAATATGCAGTTTTATAATTTTTCACATCTCTAGATATATGTAAAAATAAAGAATTCTGTGTTTCTTTATTTTAAGTTATTTGCATGATTGTCATGTGAAAGTTgccaattttcatgttaaaagaATTAATTGAGAGAAGAATACTTTTTTATGTTGCTCGACtaatgatttgaagaagaaaaaaaatagcaTTCTTTTTTATGGAATTATCACTTTAGTGTATATAGATCACAAATTTGATATTATGTTAATTTTTAAGATTCTTTACGCTATTATCCTAATGATTTCTAATTACTTATCTTCTTTGagagttttcactatgtcaaatttgtCAAACCTTGAGTTTATGGCACTTGATATTTCTGGAAATAATTACCTATCATAGGTTCTCGATGTCGAGATTCACTTATCCGCTAAAGGCCTTGGTGACACCATTATTCAGGGTAATAAGGCATCAAGCCAGGACAAAGTGAAGGGTATGATTTTCCTTCTTCATCATTTgtatgaaggtttgaaggttgAATATTTGACAgtgaaagatccacttgaattgtgGACTGGCCTGAAGGAAGGGTATGGTCACCTTAAGGCTACAGTATTACCAAGGGCTCGATATGAGTGAATGCACTTACGGTTGCAAGATTTTAAGACTGTAAGTGAGTATAACTCTGTTGTATTTCGAATAActtcccaattaaaattatgtggggATGTTATGAATCATGAGGATTTGTTGGAAAAGACTCTTACGACTTTTCATGCCTCAAATATGGTATTACAGCAGCAATACCATGAAAGGggttttaaaaagtattctgaattgATCTCATGCCTTCTGGTGGTTGAGCAACATAATACCCTTTTGCTGAAAATCACGAAGCCCGTCCCATAGGGTCAGCTCTACTTCCTGAAGCGAATATGGCAGCTAGAAGTGATAAGTCTGGAAAAAGACAGAATAATAATCATGGCCATATGAATGTACGTGGGCATGACAATGGTAAGAGACGATATAATAGTCATCATCGTGGTGGTCATGGAAAATGAGAGAACAATATGGGTTCTCAAAACAATCCTTCGAGAGGCAAAATGCGGTAACTACCACCGTTGTGGCATGAAAGGTCATTGGAAAATTAAATGTCGTGCACCTGAGCATTTTGTTAGGCTTTATCAAAACTCCATCAAAAGAAAGGCAAATAATATCGGAGCATCTTCTGTTAATGCCTCAGTGGAGTCTCACTTGAcctttaaaaataattttgaagcagggccttcaaacaaaaatgatgaCAATGCCGAGGCAAATCTtgctttgaatgatgatgattttCAAGGCCTTGATGATCTTACTCATTTGGAAGTTGAAGATTTCTTTGGAGATCAAAACTAAAGTTTGATTATTTTACTGAGGAATTAATCActgccaactccacactactaaaaagcaggaagagagggtcgcaatagcttttacccgatatgagggtcgggatcgatttccacagggagctaggaatggagtcgagtatctatctagactagagttgtgtaattgtcccaaatgtcacttccaaacaccttttgaattttctttaacaaactaatattatcaattactaattagaactaaattatgctaataagaaaattgctagagtttaatctaatgggtagaaaggcactagagtagtgactttcacctaggtggctaattgacgggtaaatgcttctaaggttcgattgacatgttTGGGGAaatatgttataaccgttgcacaatcttacccactctcacacctctcggtagagagagtgattttgcccaattgactctctcgagaccgaatgggtaggcaaattagctcaagcaactagggttcaagtcgggtaatctCGAggcttaaccctttaattgggactgtaagcacgtgatttttgcttcgcggacaatcactccaaaaaagaaataaaaataatgacaAATGGCTTCACtatacaatttttcgattttttgcGTGACACGTGTTGGCAGTCATTTgttggttctgtccattttttcGTTTAATCTTACCAAAacgaaatacaaaatatgtatgtcgtAAGTAATTAAACCGTAATTCgatcactaaaagaaaattcaaaaatatatatgcatcttttatgCTGGGTTgtgatatgtgtgtgataattaggTTAAGTAATTAAATTAATGatggttttaatttcattttttagaaaacaaaaagaaaagagtaatgAAGTTGGTTTGGGCCCAAAATGAATTAAAATCATGCCCAAAACCAGGACACAGGTCCAGTCCAAACATGAGCTGCCCGGGTacgtcccaaacgacgccgtatctgCGTCTCTGTGCTGAGCCGTGGATTTCATTCgaatgaacggtcccgatcaggccactcattcaaccccaaactacgtcgtcttaggcaattgatctgagccgtccaaccctttgatccaacggacccaggccttccccctaaacccgtcaaattttgacccgatccagccttacctggtctcacccaccatcacacccaaacgacatcgtcttccctaagtgaatagatcctggccatagatctcatttgatccaacggccaggatctaaacccctagatcgtatataagccttctatcgtaccccacgccccctatccgaaccccccttcattcatcttcttcaccaaaccctgaaccccccaaaaccctagcagccgccctggttTCCCttccaccagaacccggcggcatgaacgccggtgaccacccccttaacaCCCTTGATGTATCTCACCACCCCGAACCCAAATCTGTTACCCTTTAGCCTCGAATCctcccccaccttctcgaatcttcatttgaagattcgagacaagactcgatctataccaaaccaccctagattcacactagacagtcccctgacctccctcgtgaccaaaccaagcttggtttggtccgaatctacccacaactcctagaatctcaaatctgagaatctaaaccttagaacacaagaacctggggaatccggccagtcttaacaggggtttgaggtctaatagaccttaatcaaggtgttctcgtttgagaacaccctgattaaagtttgttcggcctcaaatggtcaaagctgAGTCAGACTTGGGTCGActttgtttggacatttttcggtaagtttttctttgcctttctgtTTTATTCGAGTGCTAATTGAGTTTGTTAGCATGttttgttgtgtttgtttgttatttctggTATTTTTTCTTAATTCCTCCCATCTTTGTAAGGCCTTTATTTGGTCGTTGGTTTTCTGTGTGTGTTTTGAATGTATTCTGTAATATACatgctcgtcaattagattaatcgtcaaatagttaattcatataggttcccagtaattgaacaaaagttgtctgaagtcattcgggaccctgtacgtgttgtttatatgaacgactgattattacttgttatatttagtatagtcgactcgataaacgtcgtcgattagttttctatgacTAAATGATCAAATGGATTGATAATTTCACATGACTGATTAAACCCTGTCATTGACTGAATGCCCGACATTGTTTGAAattggtttgtttgcattgcaaaacgactgaaaagattcagtccagggcagttcttgaatttgaactttcagaagttcgaaaggccctgatgctgcaatggttTAAGACAGTAATAACCAAGgattaacaggggtagtctggggtttgaaaagaacagaaaagcttagtttaaatgagctgacaagtagggtactgaaTTAGGATTAGATTAATGCCAatagggaacaagacataagagcatgggaattaaaatgaatacttaaatgaacccataactcttgaacaaaaggaataagccaggcgtggggaacaaaatggctggcatcaagaagatgcttaggcatgggaaaTAAAGGGGATGGGCAGCCACTAAggctaaaaaggctaaaaagtttGAGGCAGCCCTTAGGGTCTTGCATTCAGCTTATAAATAGGTTGTTTCAGAACATAAAGAGGGCGGGACATTGGTGAGTCttcagaaaaaaagaagaaacacAAAAAGTCTCAGAATTTTGTAACCAAAACACTATCTGAAAACTACATAAGAGTTCAAGTTGATCAAGTTGTCTTGGCCAATTGTTGTTGGTTGCCTGTTgagttgtttgtgattgttgaactgatGGTGTTGTTACATTGAGTACTCTGTTGTTTCTGCTGGTTCATTACTCTGTTTCTAGGATTGTTTGACTGTTGCTCGATCAACTATTAGGTTTTCCTTGTGGTGGAAACTGCTGCTGTTTACCTGTGGACTATTACTGCATTGTCGCtgtattgttgctgtgttgttgttgtttgtctgctgttgctgttgtttgttgcatactactcggCTGAttactctccttcttcctttcctttccttaccaggtacatgactaatacactgccaatgtaatttgaaagtcgagcatgaatacaaagagaagagttgaagatgttTATTTTATATGTAGACTGTTATATGGAATATCATTGTAATGCATAATAGTTTACATTTCTGTTTGGATACTGGCTTTAGTATTCATACTTAGCAAAAATGACAATTATAGGGTAACTtgatattttagtatgtgtataGGATGATAGATGAAAGGCTTGACAGTATACTAGGTTATAGTTCAGAAACTAGTTGTGTCTATGATTAACATGACCATGAATGCTTGAAGGCTGCCAATCATTAGTTAATTTCCTTCCTCTTTGTTCAACTGCTTCGTTATAACTGATAAATTCATCTTAGAACAAAGAACCAGTTCAGGGCCTCGACCTCACGAAGGTCGAACCTAAGCGAACGAACCCAGCAgactttcatcagaaaggcagtGGCCCAGgcctagcaaataataaaatgtggaatgaaagcagtttttccttgtacaaacgcgatcgcaattttccgttcacataagccgtaacttaataactaataagttgcgtttttcagcatgtaaataattaggagatttttcttttattttagagacgaacttaatagaaaatgtagtcgctataggtttatccttttaaaataaaaatgagacgagcctcgccaaataaatcacaaaccgccggggccctcaataaaatacataaccattgactagactttggatttggccgtttaatgaaccttcacggcctcttcctaaaataacaatacgttagactctttaggacgcgccttaataaatcttaccttcttaaactcgggtgcacatttatgtgacccaaatccaattctcaacggagtcgaaatgtgtttctaatcacgggtacattgattgtgacgtggttcgagatgcgtgtccatgacgttgcaaattcattttaaaaaaaataagaatgagatgagcctcgccaaataaaatacaaattgcggggccctcagtaaagaTTTGCtttcaaattgcttagatttcgggatggaccgtttagcaaaactcaacggtcctacccaaaataaatacgctagtcgctttaggcgcgcctttaataatttaatttccttaaactcgggtgcacattgatgtgacccaaatccaaatctcaacagagtcaaagtgtgtcgacgaccacgggtacattgattgtaacgcggttcgagatacattttcacaacgttgcaattcttaaaaataacagtaaatgataaaagcggttgaaagataaaatttgcacataagttcatattgtatttaaaatcagataaataagccaaatataacagttgagcgaccgtgctagaaccacggaactcgggaatgcctaacaccttctcccgggttaacagaattccttatccggatttctggtacgcagactgtaatatggagtcattcttttcctcgattcgggattaaaattggtgacttgggaaccctaaatctctcaagtggcgactctgaaataaacaaataaatcccctttcgattgtcctttaactggaaaaactcccttgtaccctcgcggatgcggaaaaaggaggtgtgacagctctggcgactctgctggggaaagaagacccagaaccactggttcagggttagaaattcgagcttagataaattgttatatttggttttatctgatttttacatgtttgagcctaatgtgctaaatgttgtttttaccgctttgatattatttgaactgtacatataaactgtgccgaaacccttctcttcttacctccggggagaagctcgctggtcgagactccctattctgttagtgtcaatacctgaaataagaaagaggccggacaagttacaaagccggacgaccccgcgggtccccggtacgtagccccctcctcgactcgagttgtccgctcgggtacactgtctagaacactgacccaggttttgaacgtAGAATAACgagacttcatgccggatccctagtaggaacgcttgtctgcatcatgtgcattttgacttaggggactcaacacaggggttgggtccgtttaggaatagcaacctgaaacagaaaagaccatcctgatgcatcttacttgctgtaTATACATATTTGTTTCAAACCTGCATGGTGACTGGTTTCCGAACCTTAGGAAtgttgagaaaaagaaaaaaagagaaataatagTTAAggtattaattgattattttagaaaatgaaaaatagaaaaaaaaagaaagtcgttatttttgaaaaatcgtttgtcgaaaagaaaatgaaaaaaaaaagtctttattttagtttggaaaaataggttgttttatctTTTTTGGGAAATGAAGAGTTATTTTACCTTGTTTTCAGAAATGGTTTGTTCATTTAAAtggcccgaactacgtcggtttgattcccaccggatgtgggatacgtaggcaacccttatcgggtccaactccccggTTTTGTTTTACcaaatattatatgtatatatatatatatatatattatatatatatatatatatatatacatatctcCGCCCATATATGTGTATACACATGTTATTTCTCTCACCTTaataaatcaccttaataaatgtgtagaatgagcacaagtaggaGTTCATCTGAGGCCATTATAAACAAAGTTCCTCTGGGCTTACGCACATGGTGGAACGATTTGGGAGGTTTCCGGCAAGATACGGTCAAAGTATACTTGGGAAACTTGGTTGGATTACTGGACATCGAGCCAAGAGGAGACGTTATCAGGGCtctaatttcattttgggacccggcacacaatgtgtTTCACCTctcagacttcgagctcaccccaaCACTGGAGGAATTGGCAGGGTATATTGGACGACCTAATGTCCCTATGAAAGAACAGTACCTCATTGCACCAAGGACTGTAACTATACATAAGTTCCTGGATATCGTAAAGATCCGCAGAACGGTACATAATCCGGAGTTAtcaaaagggttttgtagtttggcatttctgtacgacagatacggtc
Coding sequences:
- the LOC104216770 gene encoding mitogen-activated protein kinase kinase kinase 1-like, with product MHRLPGIFAHKKRVDSKQKRAVSSSVKAKPKLERLNARKDIDYEPCMLEFNGDNKSFRIEGHDSELLDNFFEKLGFSGPDDFAIPAAEWDAMQLRSSASSEVIGLGNNKIKDNIFEYSDIPIKARDVVQLQISDASKADTIRLEDCVTGNGIVLNGNEPVTLVRCGGGGGGIKGVRPPLLAPPPVMSLPIVDDASCSTWDIFRAFGPEDHRESGLCRSDVVNGDAERVKNEVYDEEENSTSRRRVGVSNLLSESCSFTTTSNDDDSSSSTTERMSSISPNGRFARYITYWDKGDLLGRGSFGSVYEGISDDGFFFAVKEVSLLDQGDGGRQSLYQLEQEIELLSQFEHENIVRYYGTDKDDSKLYIFLELVTQGSLLSLYQKYHLRDSQVSVYTRQILHGLKYLHDRNVVHRDIKCANILVDANGSVKLADFGLAKATKLNDVKSCKGTALWMAPEVVNRKNQGYGQAADIWSLGCTVLEMLTRQFPYSHLENQMQALFKIGKGEPPPVPNTLSIDARNFINQCLQVDPSARPTASQLLEHPFVKRTLPSSSGSASPHTLGKRL